The Candidatus Omnitrophota bacterium genome window below encodes:
- the nadD gene encoding nicotinate-nucleotide adenylyltransferase, with protein MKIGILGGTFNPVHIGHLILAEEVREKLGLGRIIFIPTALPPHKDNVDIAPAPDRLKMLKLAIKGNKFFGFSDIEIKRKGRSYTIDTLKELKNKFIQDELYFIIGSDLLKYLNEWKDLNEINKMVKFVAATRPGYPLEQIPSYIQKLAIRAVDVSGFEVRQCIKENKSFRYLVPDKVFDFINKRKLYK; from the coding sequence ATGAAAATAGGAATCCTTGGTGGTACTTTTAATCCGGTGCATATCGGCCATTTAATTCTGGCTGAAGAAGTAAGGGAAAAGCTGGGACTAGGGAGGATTATTTTTATTCCTACGGCGCTGCCGCCGCATAAAGATAATGTGGATATTGCTCCTGCGCCTGATCGCTTGAAAATGTTAAAATTAGCAATTAAGGGAAATAAATTTTTCGGGTTTTCTGATATTGAAATAAAACGTAAAGGGCGTTCTTATACAATTGATACTTTGAAAGAACTGAAAAATAAATTTATTCAGGATGAGCTTTATTTTATTATTGGTTCTGATTTGCTTAAGTATTTAAACGAATGGAAAGACCTTAATGAAATAAACAAAATGGTAAAATTTGTGGCTGCTACAAGGCCAGGTTATCCGCTTGAACAGATACCATCTTATATTCAGAAATTGGCTATTCGAGCTGTAGATGTTTCAGGTTTTGAAGTGCGCCAGTGTATCAAAGAAAATAAATCTTTTAGGTATCTTGTGCCGGATAAAGTTTTTGATTTTATAAATAAAAGGAAACTATACAAGTGA
- the rpe gene encoding ribulose-phosphate 3-epimerase: MKIKVAASILSADFSKLGVELKKCERAGADLFHVDVMDGHFVPNITIGPQVVKYMRKATRLPLDVHLMIENPAKYIDAFVKAGSDMITVHIETVSFKELAAIAKRLKGKGIKLGVSLNPQTPLVKIKKVLVLVDFVLVMSVNPGFGGQAFIPGAIKKISQLRAIFKKDISVDGGINNITAKLVKSAGANVLAAGSYIFGAKSIKNAINSLR, translated from the coding sequence GTGAAAATAAAGGTAGCTGCGTCGATATTGTCAGCAGATTTTTCTAAACTTGGGGTTGAATTAAAAAAATGTGAGCGCGCAGGAGCTGATTTATTTCATGTTGACGTAATGGATGGCCACTTCGTACCTAATATTACTATTGGCCCGCAAGTTGTAAAATATATGCGTAAAGCAACTAGGCTTCCATTAGATGTGCATTTAATGATTGAAAATCCTGCTAAATATATTGATGCTTTTGTTAAAGCGGGAAGCGATATGATTACCGTGCATATTGAGACAGTTAGTTTTAAGGAATTAGCAGCTATTGCCAAAAGGTTAAAGGGTAAAGGGATTAAGCTTGGAGTTTCTTTAAATCCGCAGACTCCTTTGGTAAAAATTAAAAAAGTGTTAGTTTTGGTAGATTTTGTCTTGGTTATGTCAGTCAATCCGGGGTTTGGTGGGCAGGCTTTTATTCCCGGAGCAATAAAAAAGATAAGTCAGTTGCGGGCAATTTTTAAAAAGGATATTTCTGTTGATGGAGGAATAAACAACATTACGGCAAAACTTGTAAAAAGCGCCGGAGCAAATGTTTTGGCAGCCGGATCGTATATTTTTGGGGCTAAAAGTATAAAAAACGCAATCAATAGTTTAAGATAA
- a CDS encoding phosphoglucomutase/phosphomannomutase family protein → MSNTVSQIKFGTDGWRAIIADTYTLENVKILAQAVADYLGRGKKVAVGFDTRFMSDKFALAVAIVLKSNDIDVILADCPTPTPALSFAIKSRKLDLGIMITASHNPAEYNGFKIKNSSGGGASSELTKEVEGLLGRSLVKDSAPASSIQAVDIIKDYIKFIRNYIDLKKIKNKKFKVLVDSMYGSGDSFIAQVLKGTKIELKFMRNTINPSFGGGRPEPVEDNLKELKARVKKEKFDLGIALDGDADRIAAVAPGGVFIHPQKILGLLALHLNQDRHFSGGLVKTICGTTMMDNIAKFLGIKLYETPVGFKYISNLMETEDIVAGGEEAGGMGVKNYIPERDGTMAGLLLIEMMVYRNKNMLKILNETEKKFGKYYYVRQDFHLEKRIEPKKENLPKELLGKKVIDIKDYDGIKLICEDQSWLMFRGSGTEPIMRTYAEAKSLTQAKKLLALGKEIILKNGV, encoded by the coding sequence ATGAGTAATACTGTTTCACAAATTAAGTTTGGTACTGACGGATGGCGTGCGATTATCGCAGACACCTATACTTTGGAGAATGTTAAGATTCTTGCTCAGGCAGTAGCGGATTATTTAGGTCGCGGCAAAAAAGTTGCGGTTGGTTTTGATACGCGTTTTATGTCTGATAAATTCGCCCTGGCAGTTGCCATAGTGTTAAAGAGCAATGATATAGATGTAATTCTTGCTGATTGCCCTACACCTACTCCGGCTTTGAGTTTTGCGATAAAGTCGCGTAAGCTGGATTTGGGGATTATGATTACTGCTTCGCATAATCCGGCCGAATATAACGGTTTTAAAATTAAGAACTCCAGCGGCGGAGGAGCCAGCTCTGAGTTAACTAAAGAGGTAGAGGGTTTACTTGGCAGAAGCCTAGTAAAAGATTCTGCGCCAGCTAGTTCGATTCAGGCTGTGGATATCATAAAAGATTATATAAAGTTTATCCGCAATTATATTGATTTAAAGAAAATTAAAAACAAAAAATTCAAAGTTTTAGTCGATTCGATGTATGGCTCAGGTGATAGTTTTATTGCTCAAGTTTTAAAAGGCACAAAAATAGAGTTAAAATTTATGCGTAATACCATTAATCCTTCTTTCGGAGGAGGCAGGCCAGAACCGGTTGAAGATAACTTAAAGGAATTAAAAGCGCGCGTCAAAAAAGAAAAATTCGATTTGGGTATTGCTCTTGACGGCGATGCTGACAGGATTGCTGCAGTTGCCCCTGGCGGAGTATTTATCCATCCGCAGAAAATTTTAGGGTTATTGGCATTGCATTTAAACCAGGATCGCCATTTTAGCGGCGGGTTGGTCAAGACTATTTGCGGCACTACTATGATGGATAATATTGCAAAATTTTTAGGAATTAAACTGTATGAAACCCCTGTAGGTTTTAAATACATTTCTAATCTTATGGAGACCGAAGATATTGTCGCCGGCGGCGAAGAGGCAGGCGGTATGGGAGTTAAAAATTATATCCCCGAGCGTGACGGGACAATGGCAGGGTTACTTTTAATAGAAATGATGGTTTATCGTAACAAAAATATGTTAAAGATCTTAAATGAGACTGAAAAAAAGTTCGGAAAATATTATTATGTGCGACAAGATTTCCATTTAGAGAAGCGTATTGAGCCGAAAAAAGAAAATCTGCCGAAAGAATTATTGGGGAAAAAAGTTATAGATATTAAAGATTACGACGGAATAAAACTTATTTGTGAGGATCAGAGCTGGCTGATGTTCCGCGGTTCAGGCACTGAGCCGATTATGCGTACCTATGCAGAAGCAAAAAGTTTGACTCAGGCAAAGAAATTGTTAGCTTTAGGCAAGGAAATTATTTTGAAGAACGGAGTATAA